The following coding sequences lie in one Cannabis sativa cultivar Pink pepper isolate KNU-18-1 chromosome 5, ASM2916894v1, whole genome shotgun sequence genomic window:
- the LOC133038204 gene encoding uncharacterized protein LOC133038204, translating to MDNLDPLKKTFGQENNAFHVAVLGEANPKDLPVQKLLLSHSLLAFQPNKKGDTPLHLAAKLGNESFAVVLIDHAKTLGHDGDYRNLLRKVNYEKENTALHEAVINGQFEIAKWLIREDPTLTSLVNKAGESPLFLAVEGRFYEIASIILDTTFPDCSVLGGNGMTVMHAAVIRSCPLFDARLLSRNVTRTKDFDEFVKKVLERCGSQILEKAEDELGWTPLHYATNLGHSTMVKLFLEAKRSVAYIKDKQGMTALHIAARKGHIEVMKELFEECSDIGEILDNKDRTALHIAAEHNCHSVIHTLVKERGFTYLINEQDNEGNTALHVAAIHSHYGIMNRLTNNTLTNKRMTNKMGMTAFEILLKSTVFASFIGKVCLLILVEESDINNL from the exons ATGGACAATTTGGATCCTCTAAAGAAAACTTTTGGCCAAGAAAACAACGCCTTTCATGTTGCAGTACTAGGTGAAGCTAATCCCAAAGATTTACCAGTGCAGAAATTGCTACTATCCCATTCCTTGCTTGCCTTTCAGCCAAACAAGAAAGGCGACACCCCGCTACATTTGGCGGCCAAGTTGGGGAATGAAAGTTTCGCAGTGGTTCTGATAGATCATGCAAAGACATTAGGCCATGATGGTGACTACAGAAATCTGCTGAGGAAGGTGAATTATGAGAAGGAGAACACAGCACTTCATGAAGCTGTGATCAACGGTCAGTTTGAAATTGCTAAGTGGTTGATTCGAGAAGATCCGACATTGACATCTTTGGTGAATAAGGCAGGGGAATCTCCTCTGTTTCTTGCTGTAGAGGGACGTTTTTATGAGATTGCTTCTATCATTTTGGACACTACTTTTCCTGATTGCTCTGTGTTAGGAGGAAATGGCATGACTGTCATGCATGCTGCTGTCATTCGTTCTTGCCctttat TTGATGCAAGGCTGCTTTCAAGAAATGTTACCAGGACCAAGGATTTTGATG AATTTGTTAAGAAGGTGTTAGAGAGATGTGGATcccagattttggaaaaagcaGAAGATGAGTTAGGATGGACTCCTCTTCACTATGCTACAAACTTGGGACATTCAACCATGGTTAAACTATTCTTGGAAGCTAAAAGATCAGTTGCTTATATCAAAGATAAACAAGGCATGACAGCTCTTCACATCGCGGCAAGGAAAGGACATATTGAAGTGATGAAGGAATTGTTTGAAGAATGTTCAGATATTGGTGAGATTTTGGACAATAAAGATCGAACTGCACTTCATATTGCTGCTGAACACAATTGTCATTCTGTCATACATACTTTAGTGAAAGAGAGAGGTTTCACTTATCTTATAAATGAGCAAGACAATGAAGGAAATACAGCTCTACATGTTGCTGCTATTCATTCTCATTATGGAATTATGAATCGTTTGACAAATAATACTTTGACAAACAAGAGAATGACCAATAAGATGGGGATGACTGCGTTTGAGATTCTTCTCAAATCAACAGTTTTTGCTAGTTTTATTGGAAAGGTATGTCTTCTAATTCTTGTTGAAGAGTCCGACATTAATAATCtatga
- the LOC115723691 gene encoding ankyrin repeat-containing protein At5g02620-like isoform X2, whose amino-acid sequence MSSLFCHRGLQEHVVAGCVNPELDPHRITKAGNNTFHNAVKCGTNPLAVRVQILLRLHSVLSYKPNNKGDTPLHVAARFGNDSFAMVLIDHAREPCHINDYTTLLKKANQVGNTALHEAVLNGHFKIVERLKDEDPTLTNLVNNAGESPLFLAVDRGFYEIASIILDTFPICSLLGRKGMNFMHAAVIRLYDPGSLVPTMIRENFFSFSLGVVTKALNKCGSQILDKGEDEFGWKPLHYAASMGHSRVVKLFLEAKKSLAYNKDKQDIGEVLDNGNRSALHIAVEHKKVHVAHTLLNNKAFIDVINEQDCKGNTALHVAAVCGYYEIFVSLASNSRTDKRIMNEMGMTALDIIGRSNLLGNVEKAITKF is encoded by the exons ATGAGTTCTCTGTTTTGCCATCGTGGGTTACAAGAACATGTAGTAGCCGGCTGTGTCAATCCCGAATTAGATCCTCACCGGATAACAAAGGCCGGAAACAACACCTTTCACAATGCAGTAAAATGTGGAACTAATCCACTTGCTGTACGTGTGCAGATCTTGCTAAGGCTGCATTCTGTTCTCTCCTACAAACCAAACAACAAAGGCGACACGCCTTTACATGTCGCGGCGAGGTTTGGGAATGACAGTTTCGCCATGGTTCTGATAGATCATGCTAGGGAACCATGCCATATTAATGACTATACAACTCTGCTGAAGAAAGCCAATCAAGTTGGAAACACAGCACTTCATGAGGCTGTGCTTAATGGTCACTTCAAAATAGTAGAGCGGTTAAAAGATGAAGATCCAACTTTGACAAATTTAGTAAACAATGCCGGTGAATCTCCTCTGTTTTTGGCTGTGGATCGAGGATTTTATGAAATTGCTTCCATAATTTTGGACACTTTTCCTATTTGCTCTTTGTTAGGAAGAAAGGGTATGAATTTCATGCATGCTGCTGTCATTCGTTTGTATGACCCAG GAAGCCTAGTGCCCACCATGATCAGGGAAAATTTCT TCTCTTTTTCCTTAGGAGTTGTTACAAAGGCATTAAACAAATGTGGATCTCAAATTTTAGATAAAGGAGAAGATGAGTTTGGATGGAAGCCTCTTCATTATGCAGCAAGCATGGGACATTCAAGAGTTGTTAAACTATTTTTGGAAGCCAAAAAATCTCTTGCTTATAACAAAGACAAACAAG ATATTGGTGAGGTGTTGGACAATGGAAACAGGAGTGCCCTGCATATTGCTGTTGAGCACAAAAAGGTTCATGTTGCACATACTCTATTAAATAATAAAGCTTTCATTGATGTTATCAATGAGCAAGACTGTAAGGGAAATACAGCTCTACATGTAGCTGCTGTTTGTGGTTATTATGAAATTTTTGTAAGTTTGGCAAGTAATTCGCGTACGGACAAGAGAATCATGAATGAGATGGGGATGACTGCTTTAGACATTATCGGCAGATCAAATCTACTTGGTAATGTTGAAAAG GCTATTACCaaattctaa
- the LOC115723691 gene encoding uncharacterized protein LOC115723691 isoform X1 → MSSLFCHRGLQEHVVAGCVNPELDPHRITKAGNNTFHNAVKCGTNPLAVRVQILLRLHSVLSYKPNNKGDTPLHVAARFGNDSFAMVLIDHAREPCHINDYTTLLKKANQVGNTALHEAVLNGHFKIVERLKDEDPTLTNLVNNAGESPLFLAVDRGFYEIASIILDTFPICSLLGRKGMNFMHAAVIRLYDPGSLVPTMIRENFFSFSLGVVTKALNKCGSQILDKGEDEFGWKPLHYAASMGHSRVVKLFLEAKKSLAYNKDKQGMTALHIAARSGHLGVIRKLMNECPDIGEVLDNGNRSALHIAVEHKKVHVAHTLLNNKAFIDVINEQDCKGNTALHVAAVCGYYEIFVSLASNSRTDKRIMNEMGMTALDIIGRSNLLGNVEKAITKF, encoded by the exons ATGAGTTCTCTGTTTTGCCATCGTGGGTTACAAGAACATGTAGTAGCCGGCTGTGTCAATCCCGAATTAGATCCTCACCGGATAACAAAGGCCGGAAACAACACCTTTCACAATGCAGTAAAATGTGGAACTAATCCACTTGCTGTACGTGTGCAGATCTTGCTAAGGCTGCATTCTGTTCTCTCCTACAAACCAAACAACAAAGGCGACACGCCTTTACATGTCGCGGCGAGGTTTGGGAATGACAGTTTCGCCATGGTTCTGATAGATCATGCTAGGGAACCATGCCATATTAATGACTATACAACTCTGCTGAAGAAAGCCAATCAAGTTGGAAACACAGCACTTCATGAGGCTGTGCTTAATGGTCACTTCAAAATAGTAGAGCGGTTAAAAGATGAAGATCCAACTTTGACAAATTTAGTAAACAATGCCGGTGAATCTCCTCTGTTTTTGGCTGTGGATCGAGGATTTTATGAAATTGCTTCCATAATTTTGGACACTTTTCCTATTTGCTCTTTGTTAGGAAGAAAGGGTATGAATTTCATGCATGCTGCTGTCATTCGTTTGTATGACCCAG GAAGCCTAGTGCCCACCATGATCAGGGAAAATTTCT TCTCTTTTTCCTTAGGAGTTGTTACAAAGGCATTAAACAAATGTGGATCTCAAATTTTAGATAAAGGAGAAGATGAGTTTGGATGGAAGCCTCTTCATTATGCAGCAAGCATGGGACATTCAAGAGTTGTTAAACTATTTTTGGAAGCCAAAAAATCTCTTGCTTATAACAAAGACAAACAAGGTATGACTGCCCTTCATATCGCTGCAAGGAGTGGACATTTGGGAGTCATTAGAAAATTGATGAATGAATGTCCAGATATTGGTGAGGTGTTGGACAATGGAAACAGGAGTGCCCTGCATATTGCTGTTGAGCACAAAAAGGTTCATGTTGCACATACTCTATTAAATAATAAAGCTTTCATTGATGTTATCAATGAGCAAGACTGTAAGGGAAATACAGCTCTACATGTAGCTGCTGTTTGTGGTTATTATGAAATTTTTGTAAGTTTGGCAAGTAATTCGCGTACGGACAAGAGAATCATGAATGAGATGGGGATGACTGCTTTAGACATTATCGGCAGATCAAATCTACTTGGTAATGTTGAAAAG GCTATTACCaaattctaa